One segment of Fusarium oxysporum f. sp. lycopersici 4287 chromosome 7, whole genome shotgun sequence DNA contains the following:
- a CDS encoding BUD32 protein kinase (At least one base has a quality score < 10) translates to MATTTATVTADPAPQAQQFPLPKILEYPASTPPILITQGAEGRLYKTTYLLPDIPCALKYRPPKPWRHPILDQRLTKHRILSEARILAKCRRDGVRVPAVYAVDESAGWLMLEWISGGPVRKSINERLGNRTEGIESDAELKDLMRRIGTAIGNMHKVGIVHGDLTTSNMMLQPPANPQDGNSLHGELVIIDLGLASGSISDEDRAVDLYVLERAFGSTHPRAECLFPEVLEAYGQTFKQAKIVLKKLEDVRMRGRKRSMLG, encoded by the coding sequence ATGGCGACGACTACAGCGACGGTGACGGCTGACCCCGCGCCGCAAGCGCAGCAGTTTCCCCTCCCAAAGATCCTCGAATACCCCGCGTCGACCCCGCCAATCCTCATCACCCAAGGTGCCGAGGGTCGCCTCTACAAAACCACTTACCTATTACCCGATATTCCCTGCGCCCTCAAGTATCGCCCTCCTAAGCCCTGGCGTCACCCGATTCTTGATCAGCGGCTCACGAAACACCGGATCCTTTCAGAAGCTCGTATTCTTGCAAAGTGTCGCCGCGATGGGGTTCGTGTACCAGCTGTGTATGCTGTGGATGAATCTGCTGGGTGGTTGATGCTGGAATGGATATCTGGAGGCCCTGTTCGAAAGAGCATCAATGAGCGGCTCGGAAATAGAACTGAAGGCATAGAGAGCGATGCTGAGCTGAAGGACCTCATGCGAAGGATCGGTACTGCTATTGGCAACATGCACAAGGTCGGCATTGTCCATGGTGACTTGACCACAAGCAACATGATGTTGCAACCCCCAGCTAACCCCCAAGATGGTAATTCCTTACATGGAGAATTGGTTATTATCGATCTGGGTCTTGCGAGTGGAAGTATATCAGACGAAGACCGGGCAGTGGATCTCTACGTTCTGGAGAGAGCATTTGGTAGCACACATCCAAGAGCAGAGTGCCTCTTTCCAGAGGTGCTCGAAGCCTATGGCCAGACCTTCAAACAGGCCAAGATTGTTCTCAAGAAGCTAGAAGACGTGCGGATGAGAGGCCGCAAACGAAGCATGCTTGGGTaa